Proteins encoded in a region of the Pristiophorus japonicus isolate sPriJap1 unplaced genomic scaffold, sPriJap1.hap1 HAP1_SCAFFOLD_1590, whole genome shotgun sequence genome:
- the LOC139243055 gene encoding octapeptide-repeat protein T2-like — RAREKERERERREGERAREERGREERGREERRREERRREEAEEE; from the exons agagcgcgagagaaggagagagagcgcgagagaagagaaggagagagagcgcga gaagagagggggagggaagagagggggagggaagagaggcggAGGGAAGAGAGGCGGAGGGAAGAGGCGGAGGAAGAGAG